One window of the Anaeromyxobacter dehalogenans 2CP-C genome contains the following:
- a CDS encoding nucleotidyl transferase AbiEii/AbiGii toxin family protein codes for MKPREYATPAAFKAALDDRLRKVAEPGGIARRRQLLVFDRYLARLVRVLGDAATLKGGLVLELRLERARTTRDIDLRVVGSPDGLLARLQEAGRLDLGDFMSFEVRVDARHPDITGPGVQYEGQRFRAECRLAGMLYGQPFGVDVAFGDPILGEPELITGDDLLAFAGIAAPELRVYPVETHVAEKLHAYTLPRATPSTRVKDMPDLALLGQIGPRDARRLRAALAQTFGFRATHQAPRRLPDPPLEWTEPYAAMAEEDALPWTTLGDVMAAVRGFLDPVLGSNAEGSWDPRSWTWDFT; via the coding sequence ATGAAGCCCCGCGAGTACGCGACGCCGGCGGCGTTCAAGGCGGCGCTCGACGACCGCCTGCGGAAGGTAGCCGAGCCGGGCGGCATCGCGCGCCGGCGGCAGCTCCTCGTCTTCGATCGGTACCTCGCGCGGCTGGTGCGTGTCCTCGGCGACGCGGCCACGCTCAAGGGCGGCCTCGTCCTCGAGTTGCGCCTCGAGCGGGCGCGGACCACCCGCGACATCGACCTCCGCGTGGTCGGATCGCCCGATGGCCTGCTCGCGCGCCTCCAGGAGGCGGGTAGGCTCGACCTCGGCGACTTCATGTCCTTCGAGGTCAGGGTGGACGCCCGCCACCCCGACATCACCGGCCCCGGCGTCCAGTACGAAGGCCAGCGGTTCCGGGCGGAGTGCCGTCTCGCGGGCATGCTCTACGGTCAGCCGTTCGGCGTCGACGTCGCGTTCGGCGATCCCATTCTCGGCGAACCGGAGCTGATCACCGGCGACGATCTCCTGGCGTTCGCCGGCATCGCCGCCCCCGAGCTTCGGGTGTATCCGGTCGAGACGCACGTCGCGGAGAAGCTCCATGCCTACACGCTGCCGCGAGCCACGCCGAGCACGCGCGTGAAGGACATGCCGGACCTGGCGCTGCTCGGGCAGATCGGCCCTCGGGACGCGCGGCGGCTGCGCGCTGCGCTGGCGCAGACCTTCGGGTTCCGCGCCACGCATCAGGCGCCACGGCGCCTGCCCGATCCACCGTTGGAATGGACGGAGCCGTACGCGGCGATGGCTGAGGAAGATGCGCTCCCGTGGACCACGCTCGGCGATGTCATGGCGGCGGTCCGGGGATTCCTCGATCCCGTGCTCGGCTCGAACGCCGAGGGGAGCTGGGATCCAAGGTCGTGGACTTGGGACTTCACATAG
- a CDS encoding ParA family protein: MTARRLVVAMPKGGSGKTATSVAFAWGLQRTGRRVLVVDLDSQGNATAALGVDAQPGAYGVLEFLLRPELPFEPQRVCEGLDVVPACPWAVGVDLEVQRANQLTGPVAVREALQRVEDRYDFVICDCAPSLGPVTYNALAAGPILAPVETTRLAVSVLPELGRVVQQLRRGVAPEANVLAYLPTRFVEEQTESREALKALEGLVGDRALRTRIPLATAIARSLAEGIPLYDARYRPSKGPPAYLAALDELLPILEASHG, translated from the coding sequence ATGACTGCTCGCAGACTCGTCGTGGCGATGCCGAAGGGAGGGTCCGGGAAGACCGCGACCTCCGTCGCGTTCGCCTGGGGACTCCAGCGCACCGGCCGGCGCGTGCTCGTCGTCGACCTCGACTCGCAGGGGAACGCCACCGCGGCGCTCGGCGTGGACGCGCAGCCCGGCGCCTACGGCGTCCTCGAGTTCCTGCTCAGGCCCGAGCTGCCGTTCGAGCCGCAGCGCGTCTGCGAAGGACTGGATGTGGTCCCGGCGTGCCCTTGGGCCGTCGGCGTCGACCTCGAGGTGCAGCGCGCGAACCAGCTCACCGGTCCCGTCGCCGTCCGAGAGGCGCTCCAGCGCGTCGAGGATCGCTACGACTTCGTCATCTGTGACTGCGCCCCGAGCCTCGGTCCGGTCACCTACAACGCGCTCGCCGCCGGGCCGATCCTCGCGCCGGTCGAGACGACGCGGCTCGCCGTCTCCGTCCTCCCGGAGCTGGGACGGGTGGTCCAGCAGCTCCGCCGCGGCGTCGCCCCCGAAGCGAACGTGCTCGCCTACCTGCCGACGCGGTTCGTCGAGGAGCAGACCGAGTCGCGCGAGGCGCTCAAGGCGTTGGAGGGGCTCGTTGGTGACCGGGCGCTCCGCACGCGCATCCCGCTCGCCACCGCCATCGCGCGTTCGCTCGCCGAAGGGATCCCGCTCTACGACGCACGCTACCGGCCGTCGAAGGGGCCGCCGGCCTATCTCGCCGCGCTCGACGAGCTCCTGCCGATCCTGGAGGCGAGCCATGGCTGA
- a CDS encoding type IV toxin-antitoxin system AbiEi family antitoxin domain-containing protein, producing the protein MPGTAIKPSWDKLFATASGQDGLFTTEQAAEAGYYHQLLKRYVEFGRVRRVRRGIYRLVHYPAGEHEELAEIWLWSKQAGVFSHETALSLYELSDVLPKRVHLTVPADWRRRRLKVPRGVVLHHATVRADERSWFGAVPVTEPGRTLLDCAMTHLSPELLAQAFQQARSRGLVSPDGLAEISQAAGLREVPG; encoded by the coding sequence GTGCCGGGGACCGCGATAAAACCGAGCTGGGACAAGCTGTTCGCTACGGCCTCGGGCCAGGACGGCCTCTTCACGACCGAACAAGCCGCCGAGGCGGGTTACTACCATCAGCTCCTCAAGCGGTACGTCGAGTTCGGCCGCGTGAGGCGGGTGCGCCGCGGGATTTACCGCCTCGTTCACTATCCAGCCGGCGAGCACGAGGAGCTCGCCGAAATCTGGCTCTGGTCGAAGCAGGCCGGGGTCTTCTCGCACGAGACGGCGCTCTCGCTGTACGAGCTCTCCGACGTACTCCCGAAGCGCGTCCACCTCACTGTCCCGGCAGACTGGCGGCGGAGGCGCCTGAAGGTTCCCCGCGGAGTGGTGCTGCACCACGCGACAGTGCGCGCCGACGAACGATCGTGGTTCGGCGCGGTACCCGTGACCGAGCCGGGCCGAACCCTCCTCGACTGTGCGATGACGCACCTCTCCCCGGAGCTGCTCGCCCAAGCATTCCAGCAGGCCCGGTCCCGGGGGCTCGTCTCGCCGGATGGCCTCGCGGAGATCTCGCAGGCCGCCGGGTTGCGTGAGGTCCCAGGATGA
- a CDS encoding ParB/RepB/Spo0J family partition protein, giving the protein MSIVEKLTSRITRAEQVRASDANGADPIAVYAAEATKDAVLASILPGQQLRSVRLDLISPAPDGQARQQFDEERLLALADSLRRSGVREPIIVTPHGAEPGHFQIVAGERRWRAAQLAGLEEIPCIIDPKLVDRPTKLLAQAEENLHRENLNAVEEADVLAQLMGARDLDVREAGELIGRSYAQARRLYRIHMAIEPIKKALIRGELDARGAIEVDRVFNALEKAVGNEEALKRVDKLLERIVREKWPIRRIEQHAKKVAGGDDEESAALTNSGLSGEAVSAASTAVGNRSSDTTPEEAAEVVTPEVVTESEVLPDSSPPLFSREHGRVVIEEARIQRGVVTPDEREQLIAILEELLMRVRRV; this is encoded by the coding sequence ATGTCCATCGTAGAGAAGCTCACGTCGCGGATCACTCGCGCCGAACAGGTCAGGGCATCCGACGCGAACGGAGCCGACCCGATTGCCGTCTACGCCGCCGAGGCGACCAAGGACGCAGTGCTCGCCAGCATCCTCCCGGGCCAGCAGCTCCGGTCGGTCCGACTGGACCTCATCTCGCCCGCGCCGGATGGACAGGCGCGCCAACAGTTCGACGAGGAGCGGCTCCTTGCACTCGCGGACAGCCTGCGCCGCTCCGGAGTCAGGGAACCCATCATCGTGACGCCGCACGGGGCCGAGCCCGGACATTTCCAGATCGTCGCGGGGGAGCGGCGGTGGCGGGCGGCGCAGCTCGCAGGCCTCGAGGAGATCCCCTGCATCATCGACCCGAAGCTGGTCGACCGTCCCACGAAGCTGCTGGCCCAGGCCGAGGAGAACTTGCACCGCGAGAACCTGAACGCGGTCGAGGAGGCCGACGTCCTCGCGCAGCTCATGGGGGCGCGAGACCTCGACGTGCGCGAGGCAGGCGAGCTCATCGGGCGCAGCTACGCCCAGGCGCGTCGGCTCTACCGTATCCATATGGCGATCGAGCCCATCAAGAAGGCGCTCATCCGCGGTGAGCTCGACGCCCGGGGAGCCATCGAGGTCGATCGCGTCTTCAACGCACTCGAGAAGGCAGTCGGGAACGAAGAGGCGCTGAAGCGGGTCGACAAGCTGCTCGAGCGCATCGTGCGGGAGAAGTGGCCGATCCGACGTATCGAGCAGCACGCGAAGAAGGTGGCGGGCGGGGACGACGAAGAGAGCGCCGCCCTCACGAACAGCGGGCTGTCGGGCGAGGCGGTCAGCGCGGCATCCACCGCGGTAGGAAACCGGAGCTCGGATACGACGCCCGAGGAGGCGGCGGAGGTCGTCACGCCGGAGGTAGTCACCGAAAGCGAGGTGTTGCCCGACTCGTCGCCTCCGCTGTTCTCGAGGGAGCATGGGCGCGTCGTCATCGAGGAAGCGCGGATCCAGCGTGGGGTGGTCACGCCGGACGAGCGCGAGCAGCTCATCGCCATACTCGAGGAGCTGCTGATGCGGGTCCGGCGCGTGTAG
- a CDS encoding lytic transglycosylase domain-containing protein, with protein MCATLALAALLAARGPIPFEAEIDAALAETSAIYPVPKALVVAVISVESSFRPRAVSRAGAKGLMQLMPYTARRVGIAERDLFDPRRNVLGGVRLLAVLLRHYEGDVIATLVAYNARPRRLFAPVPRNGETPAYVWKVLAATRFSLPVVRS; from the coding sequence ATGTGCGCCACGCTCGCCCTCGCGGCGCTGCTCGCGGCCCGCGGCCCCATCCCGTTCGAGGCCGAGATCGACGCGGCGCTCGCCGAGACCTCCGCCATCTACCCGGTCCCGAAGGCCCTCGTGGTCGCGGTGATCTCTGTCGAGAGCAGCTTCCGCCCGCGCGCGGTCTCCCGTGCCGGCGCGAAGGGCCTCATGCAGCTCATGCCGTACACGGCGCGCCGCGTCGGCATCGCGGAGCGGGATCTGTTCGACCCGCGCCGGAACGTCCTCGGCGGTGTGCGGCTCCTCGCTGTGCTCCTCCGCCACTACGAGGGTGATGTGATCGCCACTCTGGTCGCGTACAACGCGCGGCCGCGCCGGCTGTTCGCGCCGGTTCCTCGCAACGGCGAAACGCCGGCATACGTGTGGAAGGTACTCGCGGCAACGCGGTTCTCGTTGCCGGTGGTCCGAAGCTGA
- a CDS encoding M61 family metallopeptidase: MRYRLSMPEPHGHLFHVELHLDRPGPTAELRFPVWTPGSYLVREYARHVEGLAAEDGSGRALAVERLDKHRVRVACGEATHLVLRYRVYANELTVRTCHLDGTHGYLNGAAVFPWVPGREREPHVLEVVPPAGWSVATALEGGPTTFTARDYDELADSPVEIGTHRLVRFEALGRPHQIALWGRGHVDAERLADDARRIVETHGKLMGGELPYDRYLFIVHVTDKRRGGLEHARSTTLNVARGGFFPRDAYVETLGLFSHEYFHLWNVKRLRPAAFVPFDYGQEQYTRLLWWFEGATSYYEQLALVRAGILAPRKWLENLGQALTSLERTPGAGKMSVEEASFLAWVKHYRPDENSPNSAISYYLKGELVALALDLALRRADHSLDALLRTLYARFADGGVPEDGVERVAAELLGEATARAFFDRHVRGTAPLEPDLELVGLALRRRAAAGLEDKGGTPAKPTNHDDGRPPAGWLGADLATAPKLAVRSVREGSPAWRAGLYPEDELVAEDGFRVDAGALWNRLCEVGEGGTVRLTVFRRDELVEVPVTLGKAPEDTVWLEPAAAASPAQKAAFEAWAGAPFPAK, from the coding sequence ATGCGCTACCGACTCTCGATGCCCGAGCCGCACGGCCACCTGTTCCACGTCGAGCTGCACCTCGACCGCCCCGGCCCCACCGCCGAGCTGCGCTTCCCGGTCTGGACGCCCGGCAGCTACCTCGTCCGCGAGTACGCGCGGCACGTGGAGGGGCTCGCCGCCGAGGACGGCAGCGGGCGGGCGCTCGCCGTCGAGCGGCTCGACAAGCACCGGGTCCGCGTCGCCTGCGGCGAGGCGACGCACCTCGTGCTCCGCTACCGCGTCTACGCGAACGAGCTGACCGTGCGGACCTGCCACCTCGACGGCACGCACGGCTACCTGAACGGCGCCGCGGTGTTCCCGTGGGTCCCCGGGCGCGAGCGCGAGCCGCACGTCCTCGAGGTGGTCCCGCCCGCCGGCTGGTCGGTCGCGACCGCGCTCGAGGGCGGCCCCACCACGTTCACCGCGCGCGACTACGACGAGCTGGCCGACTCGCCGGTGGAGATCGGCACGCACCGGCTGGTCCGGTTCGAGGCGCTCGGGAGGCCGCACCAGATCGCGCTGTGGGGGCGCGGCCACGTGGACGCGGAGCGGCTCGCCGACGACGCGCGGCGCATCGTGGAGACGCACGGGAAGCTCATGGGCGGGGAGCTGCCCTACGATCGCTACCTCTTCATCGTGCACGTCACCGACAAGCGGCGCGGCGGGCTCGAGCACGCGCGCTCGACGACGCTGAACGTGGCGCGCGGCGGCTTCTTCCCGCGCGACGCCTACGTCGAGACGCTCGGGCTCTTCTCGCACGAGTACTTCCACCTGTGGAACGTGAAGCGGCTCCGCCCCGCCGCGTTCGTGCCGTTCGACTACGGGCAGGAGCAGTACACGCGGCTGCTGTGGTGGTTCGAGGGCGCCACCAGCTACTACGAGCAGCTCGCGCTCGTGCGCGCCGGGATCCTTGCGCCGAGGAAGTGGCTCGAGAACCTGGGCCAGGCGCTCACCAGCCTCGAGCGCACGCCCGGCGCCGGGAAGATGAGCGTGGAGGAGGCGAGCTTCCTCGCCTGGGTGAAGCACTACCGGCCCGACGAGAACTCGCCCAACAGCGCCATCTCCTACTACCTGAAGGGCGAGCTGGTGGCGCTCGCGCTCGACCTCGCGCTGCGCCGCGCCGACCACTCGCTCGACGCGCTCCTGCGGACGCTGTACGCGCGCTTCGCCGACGGCGGGGTGCCCGAGGACGGCGTGGAGCGGGTCGCCGCCGAGCTGCTCGGCGAGGCGACCGCGCGCGCGTTCTTCGATCGCCACGTGCGCGGGACCGCGCCGCTCGAGCCCGACCTCGAGCTCGTCGGCCTCGCGCTCCGGCGCCGCGCCGCCGCCGGCCTCGAGGACAAGGGCGGCACGCCCGCCAAGCCCACCAACCACGACGACGGCCGCCCCCCCGCCGGCTGGCTCGGCGCCGACCTCGCCACGGCGCCCAAGCTCGCGGTGCGGAGCGTGCGCGAGGGCAGCCCCGCCTGGCGCGCCGGGCTCTACCCCGAGGACGAGCTCGTCGCCGAGGACGGGTTCCGGGTGGACGCCGGCGCGCTGTGGAACCGGCTCTGCGAGGTGGGGGAGGGCGGGACGGTGCGGCTCACCGTGTTCCGCCGCGACGAGCTGGTCGAGGTGCCGGTGACGCTCGGGAAGGCGCCCGAGGACACCGTCTGGCTCGAGCCCGCCGCCGCGGCGTCGCCCGCACAGAAGGCCGCGTTCGAGGCCTGGGCCGGCGCGCCCTTCCCGGCGAAGTGA
- a CDS encoding DUF6998 domain-containing protein produces the protein MSTKNDNACRDGAATTNAPAAGEPSARHARAMELLRSAKALAQEYRAVTGKPLGITGEVAEYEAARLLGLELTVARQAGFDAIEQDGGDAPRRLQIKGRCLQNGSKKGQQLGSIDITKEWDAVLMVLLDENFDAREIYEAERGAVIAALAAPGSKARNERGSLAVSKVKAIGRIRWRR, from the coding sequence GTGAGCACGAAGAACGACAACGCATGCCGCGACGGCGCGGCCACTACGAATGCCCCGGCCGCTGGCGAGCCTTCCGCTCGGCACGCGCGCGCGATGGAGTTGCTGAGGAGCGCGAAAGCGCTCGCGCAAGAGTACCGCGCGGTCACCGGGAAGCCCCTCGGCATCACGGGAGAGGTCGCCGAGTACGAGGCCGCGCGGCTTCTGGGTCTGGAGCTCACGGTCGCGCGTCAGGCGGGCTTCGACGCCATTGAGCAAGACGGCGGTGACGCTCCTCGCCGGCTCCAGATAAAGGGCCGGTGTCTCCAGAATGGCAGCAAGAAGGGCCAGCAGCTCGGGTCGATCGACATCACGAAGGAGTGGGACGCGGTGCTGATGGTGCTTCTCGACGAGAACTTCGACGCTCGCGAGATCTACGAAGCGGAACGCGGCGCAGTCATCGCGGCGCTCGCCGCGCCGGGATCGAAGGCTCGGAACGAACGGGGTTCCCTTGCCGTCAGCAAGGTCAAGGCGATCGGTCGCATCCGGTGGAGGCGGTGA
- a CDS encoding helix-turn-helix domain-containing protein: MTYEELLTFTGPQPLWTVSKLAEALDVSTDFIYQAVQRDEIPHIRLGTNIRFHYKDILVWVAKHRIVPRR; the protein is encoded by the coding sequence ATGACGTACGAAGAACTGCTCACGTTTACCGGACCGCAGCCGCTCTGGACGGTGTCGAAGCTCGCGGAGGCGCTCGACGTCTCGACGGACTTCATCTACCAGGCGGTCCAGCGAGACGAGATCCCACACATCCGGCTGGGGACGAACATCCGGTTCCACTACAAGGACATCCTGGTCTGGGTCGCGAAGCATCGCATCGTGCCGCGACGGTAG
- a CDS encoding aminopeptidase P N-terminal domain-containing protein, which translates to MAHDLSIHAARRARVFEEMEKRGGGVMVLPAADEKVRNHDSEYLFRQDSDYAWAIGLDEPTGCAVLLARGGERKLVLFVRPRDREKEIWTGRRAGVEGAKELYGADEAYVVSELEEKLPRLVEGARTLWCRIGFDAAWDARLSRILTELRGAARLGKMPPEAVVDPGRIVHELRLVKTPDEIAKLRRAAEISAEAHMAAMRDGLPGRREYQVQSEIEYAFRRRGGSGPGYGTIVAAGVNSTILHYRAGDAVLKDGDVCLVDAGGEYQWYTADVTRTFPVSGEFSPAQAELYSLCLDVQKRAVASVRPGTTLDAIHDQTVRELTDGLIGLGLLKGSVDERIADKSFRRYYMHRTSHWLGMDVHDVGDYYVDGKARPLVPGMVLTIEPGLYVAEDDPDAPAPLRGVGIRIEDDVLVTDDGHANLTEAVPKEIAEMEAVCVR; encoded by the coding sequence ATGGCCCACGACCTCAGCATCCACGCCGCCCGCCGCGCCCGCGTCTTCGAGGAGATGGAGAAGCGAGGCGGCGGCGTGATGGTGCTCCCCGCCGCCGACGAGAAGGTCCGCAACCACGACTCCGAGTACCTGTTCCGCCAGGACTCCGACTACGCGTGGGCGATCGGCCTCGACGAGCCCACCGGCTGCGCCGTGCTGCTCGCGCGCGGCGGCGAGCGGAAGCTGGTGCTGTTCGTGCGGCCGCGCGATCGCGAGAAGGAGATCTGGACCGGTCGCCGCGCCGGGGTGGAGGGCGCGAAGGAGCTGTACGGCGCCGACGAGGCGTACGTCGTCTCCGAGCTGGAGGAGAAGCTGCCCCGGCTCGTCGAGGGGGCGCGGACGCTCTGGTGCCGCATCGGCTTCGACGCGGCGTGGGACGCGCGGCTCTCGCGGATCCTCACCGAGCTGCGCGGCGCCGCCCGGCTCGGCAAGATGCCGCCCGAGGCGGTGGTCGATCCCGGCCGCATCGTCCACGAGCTGCGGCTCGTGAAGACGCCCGACGAGATCGCGAAGCTCCGCCGCGCCGCCGAGATCAGCGCCGAGGCGCACATGGCCGCCATGCGCGACGGCCTGCCCGGCCGCCGCGAGTACCAGGTGCAGTCGGAGATCGAGTACGCGTTCCGCCGCCGCGGCGGGAGCGGGCCCGGGTACGGGACCATCGTGGCCGCCGGCGTGAACTCGACCATCCTCCACTACCGCGCCGGCGACGCCGTGCTGAAGGACGGCGACGTGTGCCTGGTGGACGCCGGCGGCGAGTACCAGTGGTACACCGCCGACGTGACCCGCACGTTCCCCGTGTCCGGCGAGTTCTCCCCCGCGCAGGCCGAGCTGTACTCGCTCTGCCTCGACGTGCAGAAGCGGGCGGTCGCGTCGGTGCGCCCCGGCACCACGCTCGACGCCATCCACGACCAGACCGTCCGCGAGCTGACCGACGGGCTCATCGGCCTCGGCCTGCTGAAGGGGAGCGTGGACGAGCGCATCGCCGACAAGTCGTTCCGCCGGTACTACATGCACCGCACCAGCCACTGGCTCGGCATGGACGTGCACGACGTCGGCGACTACTACGTGGACGGCAAGGCGCGCCCCCTCGTGCCCGGCATGGTGCTGACCATCGAGCCCGGCCTGTACGTCGCCGAGGACGACCCGGACGCCCCCGCCCCGCTCCGCGGCGTCGGCATCCGCATCGAGGACGACGTGCTCGTCACCGACGACGGCCACGCGAACCTCACCGAGGCCGTGCCCAAGGAGATCGCCGAGATGGAGGCGGTCTGCGTGAGGTAG
- a CDS encoding DUF6884 domain-containing protein: MYFFFEPGEERRPSAAGQRVVRVGTHAVSAGSKTTLWQRLKQHQGYGGDAGVGVGNHRGSVFRHHVGLALIRSGRSPDMAEAWMTTSPTPEMRASELPLEQLVSEYLASMRVLWIEADDTPGPNSMRAYIEAHAIALLSEAATAEPASSGWLGHHAADEAIRRSGLWNVKHVGRSFDPAFLDEFQRLVAHTPSVSLGGGRSRESAVHPVAVATPLASVPLGESANSALEQPVLALLSCTKKKAPVPCAAADLYAPSSFFRKAYALARRVARDTFILSAKHGLVHPGDVIAPYEQTLADSGRAERRAWALGVHRQLIARTEYREARTILWFAGDAYRQDLMPLVMGDGKRCVVPMERLAQGEQLAWLTRNEQVRTEALPLPRRVAGPATGSPVVNRALEKPVVEKPARMMARPTAAAAPKAAAFEQELGERLARARRDSKKSLVVNAGELHRSVGGYPGPGNRMPICCRVMRKYMSAGDRIVAAPPRGDGASFTVCYELT, translated from the coding sequence GTGTACTTCTTCTTCGAGCCGGGCGAAGAGCGCCGCCCGAGTGCGGCGGGGCAGCGAGTCGTCCGCGTAGGAACGCATGCGGTTTCTGCCGGCTCGAAGACGACCTTGTGGCAGCGACTGAAGCAGCACCAGGGCTACGGCGGCGATGCGGGTGTCGGAGTCGGCAACCATCGCGGGTCCGTGTTCCGTCACCACGTCGGGCTCGCACTCATTCGCTCGGGCCGCAGCCCAGACATGGCGGAGGCTTGGATGACGACTTCTCCGACGCCCGAGATGCGCGCGTCGGAACTGCCCCTCGAACAACTCGTGAGCGAGTATCTCGCGAGCATGCGCGTGCTGTGGATCGAGGCCGACGATACGCCCGGCCCGAACAGCATGCGCGCCTACATCGAGGCCCACGCGATCGCGCTCCTCTCCGAAGCCGCGACCGCGGAGCCGGCCTCGTCCGGGTGGCTGGGGCATCACGCGGCCGACGAAGCGATCCGGCGGAGTGGGCTCTGGAACGTGAAGCATGTCGGCCGCTCGTTTGACCCTGCGTTCCTCGACGAGTTCCAGCGCCTGGTGGCGCACACGCCGTCCGTGTCGCTCGGTGGCGGAAGGTCTCGCGAGAGCGCTGTGCACCCAGTCGCGGTGGCTACTCCGCTCGCGAGCGTCCCGCTGGGCGAGAGCGCAAACTCGGCACTGGAGCAGCCCGTCCTCGCGCTGCTCAGCTGCACGAAGAAGAAGGCTCCTGTTCCGTGCGCTGCGGCCGATCTGTACGCACCCTCTTCCTTCTTCCGGAAGGCGTACGCTCTCGCGCGTCGCGTCGCGCGTGACACGTTCATCCTCAGTGCGAAGCACGGCTTGGTGCATCCCGGCGACGTGATCGCGCCGTACGAGCAGACGCTCGCGGACTCTGGGCGCGCCGAACGACGCGCATGGGCGCTGGGAGTTCATCGCCAGCTGATCGCGAGGACCGAATACCGCGAGGCGAGGACGATCCTGTGGTTCGCCGGCGACGCTTATCGCCAAGACCTGATGCCGCTCGTCATGGGCGACGGCAAGCGCTGCGTCGTCCCGATGGAGAGGCTGGCGCAGGGCGAACAGCTCGCGTGGCTGACTCGCAACGAGCAAGTGCGCACGGAGGCGTTGCCTCTGCCCCGACGCGTTGCGGGTCCCGCCACTGGATCGCCCGTCGTGAATAGGGCCCTCGAGAAGCCAGTCGTCGAGAAGCCAGCACGCATGATGGCGCGCCCCACGGCGGCGGCGGCACCGAAAGCGGCCGCGTTCGAGCAGGAGTTGGGTGAGCGGCTGGCGCGCGCGAGACGCGACTCGAAGAAGTCCCTGGTCGTGAACGCAGGCGAGCTCCACCGTTCGGTCGGGGGCTATCCGGGACCCGGGAACCGGATGCCGATCTGCTGCCGCGTCATGCGCAAGTACATGAGCGCCGGCGACAGGATCGTCGCGGCGCCTCCCCGAGGCGATGGGGCGAGCTTCACCGTATGTTACGAACTCACGTGA